The DNA sequence AAGGCGGCCGGCATCCGGTGGTCGAAGCCGCGCTGGCACGGGCGGGGGAGCGCTTCGTCGCCAATGACTGCCGGCTGGCGGCGGACGACCGGCTATGGCTGGTGGGCGGCCCGAACATGGGCGGTAAGTCCACTTTCCTCCGGCAGAACGCGCTGATCGTATTGCTGGCGCAAGCGGGCTGCTTCGTGCCCGCAAAACGAGTGCAATTGGGGCTTGTTGATCGGCTGTTCAGCCGCGTGGGTGCGGCCGACAATCTCGCCCGCGGCCGCTCCACCTTCATGGTCGAGATGGTGGAGACCGCCGCCATTCTCGCGCAGGCGAGCGAACGGAGCTTCGTGATCCTGGACGAGGTCGGTCGCGGCACCTCCACCTACGACGGGCTGGCGCTGGCGTGGGCGGTGGCGGAGGCGATTCACGAGAACAATCGCTGCCGCTGCCTGTTCGCCACGCATTATCACGAACTGGCGCGGCTGGCGGAGACCTGCCCCGCGCTGTCGCTGCATCATGTGCGGGCGCGGGAGTGGAAGGGCGAGCTGGTGCTGCTGCACGAGCTGGCGGAAGGGCCGGCCGACCGCAGCTATGGCCTCGCCGTGGCGCGGCTGGCGGGCGTGCCGAAGGAAGTGGTCGCCCGCGCCAAGGCCGTGCTGGACCGGCTGGAGAAGGGCCGGGCACAGACGGGCGGGCTCGCCGCCGGGCTGGGCGAGCTGCCGCTGTTCGCTGCTGCGGCCGAGGCGCAGGAGGAACGCTGCGATGCGCTGCGCGAGCGGTTGCAGGTGCTCGATGTCGATTCGCTCAGCCCGCGAGAGGCGCTCGACCTGCTCTACGATCTCAAGCGGACCGCCGGCGAAGGCTGACGCCTTGCCTTTCGCGCGCTTCAGCCTAGCCTTGGCGCATGGCCGAAGGGGATGAGGATCACACCGGAAAGTGGGCGGAAGCCCGCACCGACTGGGCTGAGGACCGCACCGTGCTGGCCGTGGAGCGCACCTTCGCCGGCTGGCTGCGCACCGCCCTCGCCTCCGTCGGGATAGGGTTGGGCTTCCGCGCCCTGTTCAGCGCGTGGGAGCCGGCCTGGGCGGCCAAGGCCATCGCCACGCTGTTCATCATGCTGGGCGCACTGCTGGCGATCGGGGCCGAGCGCCGCGCCTGCCGTTCCTTCAAGCGGTTGCAGACGCATGAGGTGAAGCCGGCCAAGGGCGCGAACCTGCGTTGGGCCGCTTGGGCCCTGGTAATCGGCGCCCTCGTCCTCGTGGCCGGCCTGTGGTTGCTCGGCGCCTCGCCGCCGGGCGACTAGCTGCCGTCAGA is a window from the Altererythrobacter sp. B11 genome containing:
- a CDS encoding YidH family protein, with translation MAEGDEDHTGKWAEARTDWAEDRTVLAVERTFAGWLRTALASVGIGLGFRALFSAWEPAWAAKAIATLFIMLGALLAIGAERRACRSFKRLQTHEVKPAKGANLRWAAWALVIGALVLVAGLWLLGASPPGD